The following nucleotide sequence is from Merismopedia glauca CCAP 1448/3.
CGTGCCACTACCGATGGTAGTGTTTGGGAAAAAAGTGGTAATGATAATCGTTATTGTCTGCGGGGCGGTTCCTGGTACAACAATCCTAATTACTGCCGTTCTGCTAATCGCAACAATGGTACGCGCGTTGGCTTCTACGATAGTCTCGGTTTTCGCGTCGTGTTGTCTTCTGGCAGGACTTAATTGCCCTCTATCCTCTTGCCCTCTTGCGCTCAGACTGAAGTCTGGCGCTATACAGACGAAGCCCACCTGCGTGGGCTATTTGACGGGAATGCAAATCTTGTTCAACGCAAATATCGCATAATTATGACGTAATTACCCGCAAAGGCGATGCCTCAAGGGTATTTTCTCTAGCCCGCGTAGGCGGGCTTTGTTTGTGTAGCCGCGACTTAAGTCGCCAGGTGAAAAGAGCGTAATAAAAGGTGAGATAATTGCTGAATTCTGCTTTCTCTCCTGTCTACCAGTGATTGACAACATTTCCAAATTTCTCATCGAACAGTATTCAACTGATTTTGCAGCTTGGCTATTAGGCGAACCAATTGCTCTCACCACCATCAATCCTACCGAACTAAACGTCGAGCCAATTCGCGCCGATTCCGTCATGTTCCTGCAATCTGCTCAACTTATTCTACATACCGAGTTCCAAACGGTTCCTGATGAAACCATGCCCTTCAGAATGGCGGATTATTACTTAAGGTTACGCAGGAAGTTTCCCAATAGAGAGATTCAACAGGTAGTCATCTATCTCAAGCCTAGCAATTCCGATTTAGTCAGACAGACGCAATATCAAACACCTGTCATGAGCCATCAATTTCGCGTCATTAGGTTGTGGGAAGAGCCACTGAAGGTATTTTTAAATACACCAGGATTATTACCCTATGCAGTCTTAAGTCAAGCCACAAATAAAGAAGAAGTATTGCAACAAGTTGTTAACGAAATTGCCAGAATTCCAGATCTCAGAGAGCAGAGCAATCTAGCCGCAGCGACAAGCATCTTAGCTGGATTACAATTGACAGAAGAGACAATTCGGCGATTAATGGGGAGTCCAGTGATGCGTGAGTCTACGATGTATCAATCTATTTTACGAGAAGGTCGGGCTGAAGGGCGAACTGAAGGGCGGACAGTAGAAGGTCAAATTCTAGTTCTCAAGCTACTTACTCGCAAGTTTGGTAGTCTATCACCAGAATTGCAAGTACGAGTAACTGCTTTAAGTATCGATCGCTTGGAGGCTTTGGGTGAAGCTTTGTTAGATTTTCAAACTGTGGCAGATTTAGAAAGTTGGTTGAGTTGAAAAGTTGGATTCCCGACTCCTCTCTTCAGGAAAAGATGGGGTAAAAAGTGACAAAATTAGCTTGAAGAACTGGGTTTAATCCACAAGGCTGTCACTAAAGCAACAGTACCACCTACAGCCCCAAATAACAGCCACCGAGTGAGACTATAACCTTTGCGCCAAGCGACGATTCCCGCAGCAGCACCTATAGCAAAATGCAAAATGGCAAGTAGGTACAGTTTATACTCCAGCATAAATTCAGCCATTGGGAATACTCATAATTTTTGATGCGGGATTGGCAAGGTCAGCCTTGGAGATACTACCATAGGTAATCGTAGAAAATCCGTGCAAGAACCATTTGTGATCGGTCAATTACTAGACGGGCGCTATCGTGTCATTCAACCATTGGGTGCAGGCGGATTTGGTCAAACCTATCTGGCGCAAGATACAAAAATCCCCAATCATCCTACTTGTGTTGTCAAGCATCTGAAGCCCGTGAGTAACGACCCCCAGGTTTTAGAAACGGCAAGGCGTTTTTTTAAAAGTGAAGGGGAAACCTTAGCTGTTTTAGGCAATCATCCCGACATTCCCAGATTATTAGCTTACTTTGAAGAAGAGCGAGAATTTTATTTAGTCCAAGAGTATATTCCAGGAAACACCCTGAATCGGGAAATTGTCACCGGACAAAAGTGGACTGAAGGACAAGTTATTAACTTACTCCAAGAGGTATTGGAGATTCTTGATTTTGTCCACAATCAGGGGGTAATCCATCGGGATATCAAGCCAAGTAACTTGATTAGGCGTTCTCCTCAATCAACTCCAGGTGTCAGAGATACTGGAAGTCTGGTACTGATTGACTTTGGTGCTATCAAACAAATTCAAACCCAAGTAGCTACAAATGCCGCCCCTTTAAGTGTAGCGATCGGTACACCTGGGTATATGCCTGCCGAACAAGTGAAGGGTCAACCCCGCTTCAGCAGCGACATCTACGCTTTGGGAATGGTTGCCATCCAAGCTGTGACGGGGATGTTACCTACAGAGTTACCAGAAGATCCGAATACTGGAGAGTTTGTTTGGCAGCATCTAGCCTCAGTTAGTCCTGCTGTGGCTGGTATCCTCAGTAAAATGACCCGCTATCACTTCAAGGATCGTTATTACAGTGCTTCTGAAGTACTTTTTGACTTGCAACGACTCCAGCAAACAATTAACCCAATTCCAGCCGCACCAGTTAGTTATCCCCAAAATTGGAATCCGCCTCAGCAGCCAAATATCCCGACACCAACTCCACCAGTCCCCACCCTTCCTGTTTCTCCACCCAACGGTAATTCACCACCACCTCGCAAAAGCCCTCTAGTTCCCCTGTTGATAGCCGGAGGAGTAACGGCTGCTGTTGGTGCAGGATTGGCGGTTTCTCCCTACCTAGTGCAAGTTTTTAATTCCAGCGATGCAAATCTAGCGACACCGACACCTACATCTTCCATCGTTGCTACTTGTCGGGTGGTAATTTCAGGACTTAATATCCGTTCTGAACCCAACGGGAGAGTTATCGATATTCTCAATCAAGGTGATTCCGTCTCGTTAACGGGTGAAAAAAACGGAACTTGGCTGAAAATTGTCTCTCCGAAAGAAGGTTGGGTGAGGAAACGCGACACTAATGGTAAGGTTTTAGTTACTTGTCCTGGAGATGTAACGGTGGAAGAG
It contains:
- a CDS encoding serine/threonine protein kinase → MQEPFVIGQLLDGRYRVIQPLGAGGFGQTYLAQDTKIPNHPTCVVKHLKPVSNDPQVLETARRFFKSEGETLAVLGNHPDIPRLLAYFEEEREFYLVQEYIPGNTLNREIVTGQKWTEGQVINLLQEVLEILDFVHNQGVIHRDIKPSNLIRRSPQSTPGVRDTGSLVLIDFGAIKQIQTQVATNAAPLSVAIGTPGYMPAEQVKGQPRFSSDIYALGMVAIQAVTGMLPTELPEDPNTGEFVWQHLASVSPAVAGILSKMTRYHFKDRYYSASEVLFDLQRLQQTINPIPAAPVSYPQNWNPPQQPNIPTPTPPVPTLPVSPPNGNSPPPRKSPLVPLLIAGGVTAAVGAGLAVSPYLVQVFNSSDANLATPTPTSSIVATCRVVISGLNIRSEPNGRVIDILNQGDSVSLTGEKNGTWLKIVSPKEGWVRKRDTNGKVLVTCPGDVTVEETPNPPVIRRSPRIRNTPRVINPSTPTPTIKPTPTPTPTPTPTPTPSETPTPTPTPSETPIPSVTPTPVETPTPEVPAATETPIPIEVPTPETPATESN
- a CDS encoding Rpn family recombination-promoting nuclease/putative transposase, with product MIDNISKFLIEQYSTDFAAWLLGEPIALTTINPTELNVEPIRADSVMFLQSAQLILHTEFQTVPDETMPFRMADYYLRLRRKFPNREIQQVVIYLKPSNSDLVRQTQYQTPVMSHQFRVIRLWEEPLKVFLNTPGLLPYAVLSQATNKEEVLQQVVNEIARIPDLREQSNLAAATSILAGLQLTEETIRRLMGSPVMRESTMYQSILREGRAEGRTEGRTVEGQILVLKLLTRKFGSLSPELQVRVTALSIDRLEALGEALLDFQTVADLESWLS